From Gopherus flavomarginatus isolate rGopFla2 chromosome 7, rGopFla2.mat.asm, whole genome shotgun sequence, the proteins below share one genomic window:
- the GPR151 gene encoding G-protein coupled receptor 151: MNSSLAPQVHFAGGSQPHDSREWKAVIPALLGVICLAGLAGNACVIGILLYNARRGKPSLIHSLILNLSSADLLLLLFAAPLRAAAYSRGAWTLGWFVCKTSDGFLHTCMAAKSLTTAVVAKACFMYASNPAKQVSIETRTICAMLLATWLVALVSSLPLWLFSALRELAAGSPACLVAVPAPAREFMAAFVKLYPLLVFCAPLLCAFLYFWRAYGRCQRRGTKTQNLRNQIRSRRLTIMLLSVTVTLAVMWLPEWISWLWVWHLKPAGPSPPEGFLALTQALMFTISSANPLIFLVMSEEFREGFKGLWKRLTLKKSLPAIDNQEIPAANSEVLPDSVPSPEPVIAEQERELPAAPQALESPEKKEMPVFPDVEQFWHDREAAPDAQDNDPIPWEHEEQETAGCNQ, encoded by the coding sequence ATGAACAGCTCCCTGGCTCCGCAGGTGCATTTCGCGGGCGGCTCTCAGCCCCACGACTCGCGGGAGTGGAAGGCGGTGATCCCCGCTTTGCTGGGCGTCATCTGCCTGGCGGGCTTGGCGGGGAACGCGTGTGTCATCGGCATCCTGCTCTACAACGCCAGGCGAGGGAAACCCTCCCTGATCCACTCCCTGATCCTCAACCTCAGCTCGGCGGATCTGCTCCTCCTGCTCTTCGCTGCGCCCCTGCGGGCAGCCGCTTACTCCCGCGGCGCCTGGACCCTGGGCTGGTTCGTCTGCAAAACCTCCGACGGGTTCCTCCACACGTGCATGGCCGCCAAGAGCCTGACGACCGCCGTGGTGGCCAAGGCTTGCTTCATGTACGCCAGCAACCCGGCCAAGCAAGTGAGTATTGAGACCCGCACGATCTGCGCCATGCTGCTGGCCACGTGGCTGGTGGCCCTGGTGAGCTCCCTGCCGCTCTGGCTCTTCAGCGCCCTTCGGGAGCTCGCGGCGGGCTCGCCCGCGTGCCTCGTGGCCGTGCCAGCCCCCGCCCGGGAGTTCATGGCTGCCTTTGTCAAGCTCTACCCCCTGCTCGTGTTCTGCGCGCCCCTGCTCTGCGCCTTCCTTTATTTCTGGCGCGCTTATGGCAGGTGCCAGCGCAGGGGGACCAAGACCCAGAACCTGAGGAACCAGATCAGATCCAGGCGCCTTACAATCATGCTGCTGAGCGTCACTGTCACCTTGGCCGTGATGTGGCTGCCGGAATGGATATCCTGGCTGTGGGTTTGGCacctaaagccagcaggtccttctcCCCCTGAAGGCTTCCTGGCTCTGACCCAAGCCCTTATGTTCACCATCTCTTCAGCCAACCCTCTCATCTTCCTGGTGATGTCTGAGGAATTCAGAGAGGGCTTTAAGGGCTTGTGGAAAAGGCTGACCCTGAAAAAGTCTCTCCCTGCCATAGACAACCAGGAAATCCCAGCTgctaactctgaggttctcccTGATTCGGTCCCTTCTCCAGAGCCAGTGATTGCTGAGCAAGAGAGAGAACTCCCAGCTGCCCCTCAGGCCTTAGAAAGCCCGGAAAAGAAGGAGATGCCCGTCTTTCCAGATGTAGAGCAATTCTGGCATGACCGAGAAGCAGCCCCTGATGCTCAAGACAATGACCCTATTCCTTGGGAGCATGAAGAGCAAGAGACAGCAGGCTGTAATCAATAA